tgtgtgtgtgtgtgtgtgtgtgtgtgtgtgtgtgtgtgtgtgtgtgaagaaaatgaCCTTTCGCCttatacgcacgcacgcacacacacacacacacacacacacacacacacacacacacacacacacacacacacacacactcaaataaaacatgaaaaaccaagaataacaataacaataataataatcataataaaaataataataataactacaacaataacaataataatgaaataaacaacaacacgaagataaaaagaagaagaagaagaagaagaagaagaagaagaagaagaagaagaagaagaaatgatcaagaaaatttaataattacaagagagagagagagagagagagagagagagagagagagagagagagagagagagagagagagagagagagagaaagcggacCCGTCTAGCTCACAGGAAATCCGGCGTATGTACTTGCTCACTCCTTGctttaatgtgagagagagagagagagagagagagagagagagagagagagagagagagagagagagagagagagagaacaatgtgtgtgtgagagtgaaagaagaataaaaattagacaaaaaaatgaagatggggTCAcgattcctgagagagagagagagagagagagagagagagagagagagagagagagagagagagagagagagagagagagagagagattcttttcctttatctttcgtcttccttttttcttagagatttttttttgtacctttagaaaatagagaaaagaaagaaaaaagaaaaagaaaagaaaagaaaagaaaagaaaagaaaagaaagaaactcgtggaaggaaaaaaacaagagggaaaaaaatgaggaagaaatgtaATGTATGAGAAATTGGAGGGAaattatggagagaaaaaggagagatggaggaaaataaggagggagggagggagggaaggaaggagggaggaaaattaaggagtggagggagggaagggaaatttAGGAAAAGAGCCCATGTTGATTTTAGAGAAAGTCCGgatatgggtctctctctctctctctctctctctctctctctctctctctctctctctctctctcgcgttaattatcctttctattttctgtcctgcattctttctgtctgtttgtctgtctacctgtctgtctgtctgtccgtctgtctgtctgtctatctttctgtctgcttgtctgtctgtctgtctgcctgtctatctgtctgtctgtctgcttgtctgtctgtctttctgtctgtctgtctatctgtctgtctgtctatctttctgtctgcttgtctgtctgtctttctgtctgtctgtctacctgtctgtctgtctgcttgtctgtctgtttacctgtttgtttgtctatgtatatttatttttttacagtctctctctctctctctctctctctctctctctctctctctctctctctctctctctctctctctctctctaacgaccTCTATCACAAAAAACACTTCCTTTCCCACACCACAGAAAACCTCAACACAAGACAAGTTTCCACCATTACAGAAAACCATGATGCTATTGTAGTGTTTCAGGGGACACTCTTCttaacctctcctcacctctacaCCCTTCACCCTTTGCCCTTCGTTCCTCACCCCCacgccctctccccttctcattcacacacacacacacacacacacacacacacacacacacacacacacacacatacacacataatcgTAGGATGCTTCATGTCATTATTGCCACCTTgttgaaaaagtgtgtgtgtgtgtgtgtgtgtgtgtgtgtgtgtgtgtgtgtgtgtgtgtgtgtgtgtgtgtgtgtgtgtgtgtgtgtgtgtttgattgtcttctgtttcctgtctttcctcttttgtctcaggagatttctttttttttttttctttttttttgtggtgtgtgtgtgtgtgtgtgtgtgtgtgtgtgtgtgtgtgtgtgtgtgtgtgtgtgtgtgtgtgtgtgtgtgtgttgaggagtGTGCGTGCGTCCCGTCGCTCTCTAAGTAGTGGGTATGGGAGaagtggtgggtgagtgggtgggtgaatgGGTGGTGTTGTGTCTGCAGGGAAGGAAATGCCAGGCTGCGTCAGTCACTGCTTTCCATaaatttctttttgcttttactGTTTCGGCTTAAATTTGCTACTTCGTCATTTCTTTTCCCCATCTCTGCGTCAGTATTGTTGCGTCGCTCTGGTCTGAGTAAGCACTTTGCcctgtccctcttccttcactgccgCCATCACGCCCCGCCCTGTTGGTGTCCCGCGCCATGCCTTGCTGTGGTGTAATACAGTCAGTGCAGGCTGAGTGCAGACTGTGTGGCTGCGGCCAGTGCCTCACAACGTCTGGGGTCACGTGGTGGACTGGTGACCGGTCATCTATGCCGTCCCAATGAGAGTTTATAGAGTTCCTGGAGTTCCATCAGCGGGTGATGGCGAGGCCTTCCCCGCCACGCCACATCAACCTCGGGCTCAGGGAGGACTGTCAGTGCTTGCTACTGGCCCACCATCTGtgccgccccaccccgccctcAAGAACTTCAGCCTGCCCAGCACCTGCCacagatgctgtgtgtgtgtgtgtgtgtgtgtgtgtgctgacgcTTGTCTCTCCCCACAGATTGGTGTTGTTGGCGGCGAGCGCCTGGTGTGCGGGCGCCAGCCAGCGCCTGGTGGTGGAGCAGGGTGGCTACGCGCGCCTCATGGCTTCCCCGCCGCCTATGGCTGACCTCACGCTGGCCGCCTGGGTCAACGTGACGGCCTTCCCAGAGGGCATCGCGCCCATCCTCACGCTGGTGGCCCCCGACGCACAGTCCCAGACAGCATTCTTCCTGCGTCACGACGGCGTGGGCGTGCTGTGGGGCGGTCCTTCCGGCGCACCCGCCCACCCTCTGGACCGCGTGGACCGCCATCCACGCACGCGCTGGGCGGTGGCGCCCTCCCGACACAGGCGCGAGGCCATCGACTACAGCCGCGGCCTGGGGGACATCGTGGACCTGCTGGCGGACCCCCGCAGCGGCCGCTCCTACGACACGTGGTCGCCCTACGGCTTTGTGGACGTGGACCAGATGGGCGTGGATGACCTGCAAGCGGCGCCCTCCAGCTTATCTGAGGGCCTGCACATCCTGCCGGTGCGGGAGGGCGTGGCGCGTTCAGAGTCGTACAGTGACTGGACCAATGTGCCCTACGAGCTCACCATGCTGGAGAGCGGCCGCCCCACCATCATCACGGAGCCTTCGGGGGCTGACGACTTCGTCTTCTTCAATTGGAACGTGCCGCCCGCCGCGCCCCAGACCATCCCGGAGTCCCCCAACCAGTGGTCCCCCATCTGGCGCGACAAGACGCCGCGCCCCCCGCCCAACACCCGGGCCAAGGCGCCGCCCAAGACTGAGGTTCCCGCCCCCCACACCGACAGACCGGGGGGGTGGAGCTCCCAGGTGGAGGAGGTCAAGCTGGAGCTGAGCGGCTGGCGGCCCCAGCCCATCCTCGGCCCTGTAGTGGTGGACCCGCCCAGCCCCGCCGACCAACCCGTCGCACCCACCCTCAGACCCTCGCCCCAGCCCGCCCCGACCCGTCGCCCAGCCCCCACAGCCCAGCCCACCGCTgccccgaccaccaccaccaccactaccaccacatccaccaccacccctaccaccactaccaccaccaccacagagttCCCCACTACGAAGGCCACCACCAAGGGcaagcccaccaccacctctcccaagcgccccgccgccatcaccacctcccgCACCACGCGCCCCACTGccgccccctcccccttcacACGCTACACCACCCGCAGGTTCACCGCCgcgcccaccaccacaccctcccgCAAGACGCGCCCCACCGTGCCCGCCTCGCGCCAGCCCCCCAGAATGCCCCTGTGGAAGCTCATCAAGAATCCTGCCATGGCGCACCACCACGCCGCCACCAAGCCCAAGACCcacgcccgccccgcccccaccactaccaccaccaccaccaccactaccaccacctctagacccaccacaccaagacctaccaccactacctccaccaccaccactaccaccaccactcccttcaccttccgcaccaccacaaccccccGCGCTCCTCGAACCACACCAACCAcaaccacccgcgcccccaccCGCAGGCCGCCCGCCCCTCGCCCGCTGCCTGCCACCGACAAGCTGCACGTGGGCGGCCAGAAGTCTAAGGTATCGGTGTGGTCGACACGCAAGCCCGCACCGCGCCCTGACAAGTGGTCCAGCGACACCAGCATCGCGCCGCGCCACGTGCAGGAGTTCCGGCGCGCCATGGAGCAAGTCCAGGTGGTGCGTGACGGCGATACCGCAGTGGTGTACTCCGTGCCCATCACTGACGTGGAGGCCTTCAACGCCATGTACCGCCAGTACCAGCAGCAGGAGACGCGCCACCACGCCGCGCCctcagaggaagaaaacaacccTAACCGCCTGGGTGACGACGACCTCGGCCAGCTGCCTGACTACCAGGAGACCGTGGCCCTCGCGGTGctacgggaggaggaggcggtgctgGTGCCCACCGAAGACCCCCTGCCGCCCACACCCCCCCGAGGCTCGGCGGCGGTCACGGAAGGACGCCCAGTCTCTACCAGCCAAGCCACGCCCCCCCCATCCACCAAGCGCTGGCCACATTTCACAGTGGCCAGCCGCGGCGAGCTGCGCGGCGACCAACGGCCTCCCGTCACCTACTACCAACCGCCCCCAACTCGCCTGCCCCTCAGCCCCACGCACAGGCCCACCACCCACGCTCCGCCCCGACcctcgcccaccaccaccacacgcctcGTGACaaaacctaccaccaccaccaccaccaccaccaccaccaccaccacacagcctcCACCCACCACGTCTGCCTCCCGCGCTCCAGTCACCCTCCCTCCGCGAGTGTTCCCCGCCTACACCCCCATAGTCCGCCTCCCTCCCCAGGAACACAGCCCGCCggccgtctcttcctcctttgccgTGTTCCACGAAGAGCCCGAGACGCCCCTCGCCCTGCCGGCGGTGCAGGAGTCAGGCGTGCCCGCCGCCCACTACCAAGAGGCGGCACCGCTGTTCCTGGAGCAGCTACCGCCCCAGTATATCAAGCCTGAGGATCTGCCGCGCCCGCTGGCCACCACGCGCCGCGAAGACGCCGAGCGCCTCGAGGAACTCATCTTCAGCGCCGACCCGGAGGAGCTGCTGCGCCGCGGCCTGCTGCCCCGCCCCGTGCACTACGTCAGCTCCCAAGATGAGGCCGACCAgtgggtgcagcagcagtaccagagCAGGGGCGGAGCCTCCCAGGTACCTGCCGTGTCTGCCGGCAACAAACTGCCGCAGGAGGCGCCCAAGGCCACCACTCAACGCCAGGAGGGAGGTTTCCATTTCAAGAAGTTGCCCTTCGACTTTCGCCCCAACGAGTGGTACCACGTGACCTTCAGCTGGAGCAGCCGCGACCATCAAGCGGCGGTGCACGTCAACGGGCGCCTGGTGGGCACGCTGAGCGGCGTGCTAGCAGGGCGCGAATCGCTGCCTGGCGGCGGCCTCACCGTGGTGGGCCACACGCTGCTGCCTGACCTCACGGACTTCGATCCCACCTCACACTTCCAGGGCGAGATCAGCCAGCTGAGCATGTGGGACGTGCGGCTAGACGAAGCACAGGTGCAGGATGTGTACCACTGCGGCCCCCCGCCCCCCACCACCCCGGCCCTCGACTGGCATCAGCTCTCCATGAGGTTCTACGGTGAGGTGTCCCTGCGCACAGGCGAGGCTCTGTGCGGGGCATGAGGCGGCCACCATCCCTCCCCACCAGGTGTCCGGTGAAgcagtgtgtgcttgtgtgtgtgtgtgtgtgtgtttgtagtgttactgccacgccccgccccgccccgccagacATTGCTGGGAGAGGCGGCGCCCTGACTGGACTCTGTGCAGGCACACAGTTCAGTGCCGCTCAGCGCGGGGCTGCTTGCATTACTCCTGGCCCCTTGGGCCCCCCCGTGGTGTCCGCGCCGGTGGGGCTGTGTGGGTGTGGCAGGCTGTGCTCAATGGCCGGTGACACGGCACAGccctacaccatcaccaccaccatcaccaccaccaccaccagggaggCGTTGCGGCGCCCCTCACCCACGCCCCCACCCGCCGCCCACGCTGCGTGGGTGGCGCGGGCTGTCCTGCACCCTCAGCCCCGCCTCGGTGTTTCTTCACATTGTTAACTTGTTAAACATTAGTTACTATTTATAGCCGCCTcagccccgccctgccctgccctgccccgcaTGTGTGGCCTGGCGGGCCCCTCCCCCTACATACACCATGTCCTGCCCCCTCACCCCCAGCCCCTACCCTCTACCGCCAGGCGACACCCTTCATCTACATCCTCATCACATCACTCTGTACATCACTGCCATCCTCACACATCACAACAGcctgccttcccccctccccctcccttccactcGTCAcgctgtgtagtgtagtgtaggttaggtttggctctGAGGTGTATCGGATGTCTGCATTGCCGGACACAACAATGCCAATTGTGTGGGTGTGCATACCGATCAcagaataaatcaataataaatcaataaaaatgatggataaataaatacacgttttttcttgtttttcatacaaatgcGGACATCTGATACATCTGTTTTGTTGTGGCATacccgtgtctctctctctctctctctctctctctctctctgaaatcatCATACTTCACAATTTTGTACAACGCATCTGTCTTCTTTGTTATCGTACCTCCTTTATAATTATCGTACTCTCCTTCACAGCTTTGTACATCGCTGCTGCCCTTCCTTTTGTTactgccttccctctcctctccctcccacgtgTACATAGCTGTCCTCTGTTCTCTAAAGTCCACCGCGGCAGAATTCAATATAAAATGGTGTGTTCTTTAATCTGCAGTACATTGATAGTTCAGTTTGtcttgaggttttttttttttttcttttcttttttctctatgtgTGATCTTCATTAGAAATACACCTGTAGTATCGTATGTTTatgttttgatgtttgtttttctttgtgtgtgtgtgtgtgtgtgtgtgtgtgtgtgtgtgtgtgtccttcaatTGAAATACATCGATAAtaaacgttttcttttctttttttcctgaacGCAGAGattaattgtttcttttcttggaTCGataaacataacaacaacaatgaagacaataataacaatgaaaatgataacaaaaacaccaataatgaaaaagaacgacgaaaacaacaacagcaacaataatgataaagagagagagagagagagagagagagagagagagagagagagagagagagagagagagagagagagagagagagagagccagacagCCATGcacaaaaacaatgacaacaacaacagcagcagcaataatgaaaacaataacaaaaagacaataataacaaaaaaaataataacaacagcaacaacaataacagagagCCCGACAGCCAaccacaataacagcaataatgaaaataataacaaaaaacaataataatgaaaaataaagaaaaacaacaacactaacaagaaaaagaaaggaagaaagttagaCAGCAATAcacaatactaaaaaaaaaaa
This genomic interval from Portunus trituberculatus isolate SZX2019 chromosome 10, ASM1759143v1, whole genome shotgun sequence contains the following:
- the LOC123501923 gene encoding mucin-5AC-like codes for the protein MTSMFQRLVLLAASAWCAGASQRLVVEQGGYARLMASPPPMADLTLAAWVNVTAFPEGIAPILTLVAPDAQSQTAFFLRHDGVGVLWGGPSGAPAHPLDRVDRHPRTRWAVAPSRHRREAIDYSRGLGDIVDLLADPRSGRSYDTWSPYGFVDVDQMGVDDLQAAPSSLSEGLHILPVREGVARSESYSDWTNVPYELTMLESGRPTIITEPSGADDFVFFNWNVPPAAPQTIPESPNQWSPIWRDKTPRPPPNTRAKAPPKTEVPAPHTDRPGGWSSQVEEVKLELSGWRPQPILGPVVVDPPSPADQPVAPTLRPSPQPAPTRRPAPTAQPTAAPTTTTTTTTTSTTTPTTTTTTTTEFPTTKATTKGKPTTTSPKRPAAITTSRTTRPTAAPSPFTRYTTRRFTAAPTTTPSRKTRPTVPASRQPPRMPLWKLIKNPAMAHHHAATKPKTHARPAPTTTTTTTTTTTTSRPTTPRPTTTTSTTTTTTTTPFTFRTTTTPRAPRTTPTTTTRAPTRRPPAPRPLPATDKLHVGGQKSKVSVWSTRKPAPRPDKWSSDTSIAPRHVQEFRRAMEQVQVVRDGDTAVVYSVPITDVEAFNAMYRQYQQQETRHHAAPSEEENNPNRLGDDDLGQLPDYQETVALAVLREEEAVLVPTEDPLPPTPPRGSAAVTEGRPVSTSQATPPPSTKRWPHFTVASRGELRGDQRPPVTYYQPPPTRLPLSPTHRPTTHAPPRPSPTTTTRLVTKPTTTTTTTTTTTTTQPPPTTSASRAPVTLPPRVFPAYTPIVRLPPQEHSPPAVSSSFAVFHEEPETPLALPAVQESGVPAAHYQEAAPLFLEQLPPQYIKPEDLPRPLATTRREDAERLEELIFSADPEELLRRGLLPRPVHYVSSQDEADQWVQQQYQSRGGASQVPAVSAGNKLPQEAPKATTQRQEGGFHFKKLPFDFRPNEWYHVTFSWSSRDHQAAVHVNGRLVGTLSGVLAGRESLPGGGLTVVGHTLLPDLTDFDPTSHFQGEISQLSMWDVRLDEAQVQDVYHCGPPPPTTPALDWHQLSMRFYGEVSLRTGEALCGA